One window from the genome of Desulforamulus ruminis DSM 2154 encodes:
- a CDS encoding Tex family protein: MQNDSSMFRQIARELAVGLGQVEQTARLLDEGNTIPFIARYRKEVTGELDEVQIRKIDERLTSLRNLAKRKEEVIHSIEEQGKLTLELKEAILAAETVTAVEDLYQPYRPKRKTRASVAREQGLEPLAQWLLTVQEGALPLQEAQSYIQADLGVGSAEEALQGAMDIIAEMVSDEPETRGWVREITFQRGELVTEVKDESKDPRGVYRMYYEHREPVKSVPPHRALAINRGEREEVLKVRLEVTEEMILGRLNQRWIPARSGAAEVLQEAVKDGYRRLLAPSLERDIRNRLTEAGEEQAINVFSKNLRQLLLQPPVKGKVVLGLDPAYRTGCKWAVVDDTGKMLEVGVFYPTPPQKKIVEASREVSRLVSQYGVDIIAIGNGTASRETEQFVADLIRQEGWQQIQYIIVNEAGASVYSASELAAKEFPGLDVAQRSAASIARRLQDPLAELVKIEPRSIGVGQYQHDVAPKKLEDSLKGVVESAVNLVGVDLNTASPSLLSYVSGINAAVAVNIVKYREENGSFSERTQLKKVPRLGPKAFEQSVGFLRIPEGAKPLDRTGIHPESYPVVKKLLRQIGLREQDIGTPEIREQLSRVNCEEMAEALETGAPTLRDIIDGLLRPGRDPREDLPGPLFRTDILKIEDLKCGMELKGTVRNVVDFGVFVDIGLKNDGMVHRSELGNSRFRHPLDVVSVGDVVDVRVLSVDVERGRVALTMKKES, from the coding sequence ATGCAGAATGATTCAAGCATGTTCAGGCAAATCGCCCGGGAACTGGCAGTGGGCTTGGGGCAGGTTGAACAAACGGCCCGGCTTTTGGATGAGGGAAACACCATTCCCTTCATTGCCCGCTATCGCAAAGAAGTAACCGGAGAACTGGATGAGGTGCAGATTCGTAAAATAGACGAAAGGCTTACCTCCCTCCGCAACCTGGCGAAACGGAAGGAAGAGGTTATTCATTCCATTGAGGAGCAAGGCAAGCTGACCCTTGAGTTAAAGGAAGCCATTCTGGCTGCGGAAACGGTTACGGCAGTGGAGGACCTGTATCAGCCTTACCGGCCTAAGCGGAAAACCCGGGCCAGCGTGGCCAGGGAACAGGGGTTGGAGCCGCTGGCCCAGTGGCTGCTCACGGTGCAGGAAGGGGCGCTTCCTCTGCAGGAAGCCCAATCTTATATCCAGGCCGACCTGGGTGTGGGCAGTGCCGAAGAGGCCCTGCAGGGGGCCATGGACATTATTGCGGAAATGGTTTCCGATGAGCCGGAAACCCGGGGCTGGGTCCGGGAGATTACCTTTCAGCGGGGGGAATTGGTTACCGAGGTTAAGGACGAGAGCAAGGATCCCCGGGGGGTTTACCGCATGTATTACGAGCACCGGGAACCGGTTAAATCCGTTCCGCCCCACCGGGCGCTGGCCATTAACCGGGGTGAAAGGGAAGAGGTTTTAAAGGTAAGGCTGGAAGTAACTGAGGAAATGATCCTGGGACGTCTTAACCAACGCTGGATACCGGCCCGTTCGGGAGCCGCGGAAGTATTGCAGGAAGCGGTCAAGGACGGTTACCGCAGACTGCTGGCCCCGTCCCTGGAACGGGATATTCGCAATCGTTTAACCGAAGCCGGGGAGGAACAGGCCATCAATGTATTTTCCAAAAATCTGCGGCAGTTGCTGCTGCAGCCGCCGGTTAAAGGGAAAGTGGTGCTGGGATTGGATCCGGCTTACCGAACCGGCTGCAAGTGGGCGGTGGTGGACGATACCGGGAAAATGCTGGAGGTGGGGGTTTTTTATCCCACTCCCCCGCAAAAGAAGATTGTTGAAGCCAGCCGCGAAGTCAGCCGTCTGGTAAGTCAATACGGCGTGGATATTATCGCCATTGGCAACGGCACCGCTTCCCGGGAAACAGAACAATTTGTGGCGGATTTAATCCGTCAGGAAGGCTGGCAGCAGATTCAGTATATTATTGTCAATGAGGCCGGAGCCAGCGTCTATTCCGCTTCGGAACTGGCAGCCAAAGAATTCCCCGGGCTGGATGTGGCCCAGCGCAGTGCCGCTTCCATTGCCCGGCGTCTGCAGGACCCTTTGGCCGAACTGGTAAAGATTGAACCCCGCTCCATTGGAGTCGGGCAGTATCAGCATGATGTGGCGCCTAAAAAACTGGAAGACAGCCTTAAAGGAGTGGTTGAATCGGCCGTTAACCTGGTGGGGGTTGATTTGAACACCGCTTCCCCGTCTCTTTTATCCTACGTTTCGGGAATCAATGCCGCGGTGGCGGTGAATATTGTTAAATACCGGGAAGAAAACGGCAGCTTTAGTGAACGAACCCAACTCAAAAAAGTACCCCGACTAGGTCCCAAAGCCTTTGAACAAAGCGTTGGTTTTTTGCGTATTCCGGAGGGCGCCAAGCCCTTAGACCGGACGGGAATCCATCCTGAATCCTACCCGGTGGTAAAGAAGCTGCTGCGCCAAATCGGTCTCCGTGAACAGGATATCGGAACGCCGGAAATCCGCGAGCAACTGTCCCGGGTTAATTGCGAAGAAATGGCAGAGGCGCTGGAAACAGGGGCGCCGACCCTGCGGGATATTATTGACGGGCTGCTGCGGCCCGGAAGAGATCCCCGGGAAGATCTGCCGGGCCCCCTTTTCCGGACGGATATTTTAAAAATTGAGGATTTAAAATGCGGCATGGAATTGAAAGGAACCGTACGGAACGTAGTGGATTTTGGAGTTTTTGTGGACATCGGTTTAAAAAATGACGGTATGGTTCACCGCTCAGAACTGGGGAACTCTCGGTTCCGGCATCCCCTGGATGTGGTCTCGGTGGGCGATGTGGTGGATGTTCGCGTTTTGTCCGTGGATGTAGAGCGGGGGCGGGTGGCCTTAACCATGAAGAAGGAGTCCTAA
- a CDS encoding response regulator transcription factor — translation MKAISIIIVDDHEIVREGLKLTLQREPDFDVIGEASGGKELLELIRTKQPNVILLDERMPEERGIEICRTLTKLYPEIKTIILTAYAEQEDYIVQAMMAGAKGFLIKNVEIFALQRAIRAVVRGETVIDSQVAACIVNKLKDVPNQHETPSPLTEQQIAIARFVAKGLTNREIAEQLYLSENTIKFHIQNIMRKMEVHNRIVLVAKLLEKGII, via the coding sequence ATGAAAGCAATTTCCATTATTATTGTGGACGACCACGAAATCGTTCGAGAAGGTCTTAAATTAACCTTGCAAAGGGAGCCTGACTTTGATGTGATAGGGGAGGCCTCGGGAGGCAAGGAATTATTGGAGTTAATAAGAACCAAACAACCCAACGTAATCCTGCTTGATGAACGTATGCCCGAGGAAAGAGGGATTGAAATTTGCAGAACCCTTACTAAGCTATATCCGGAGATCAAAACCATCATTTTAACGGCCTACGCCGAGCAGGAGGATTATATCGTCCAAGCCATGATGGCAGGGGCGAAAGGGTTCCTTATTAAAAACGTGGAGATTTTTGCCTTGCAAAGGGCCATAAGGGCGGTGGTTCGGGGGGAAACCGTCATTGATTCACAGGTTGCTGCCTGTATCGTAAACAAGCTAAAGGATGTACCAAACCAGCATGAAACTCCTTCTCCTTTAACGGAGCAGCAAATCGCCATTGCCCGGTTTGTGGCCAAGGGTTTAACCAACCGGGAAATTGCCGAACAGTTATATCTCAGTGAGAACACCATTAAGTTTCACATACAAAATATCATGCGGAAAATGGAGGTTCATAACCGCATTGTCCTGGTGGCAAAGCTGTTAGAGAAGGGGATTATATAG
- a CDS encoding DUF1657 domain-containing protein produces the protein MTVGSKMHQTLASLEGAAANLKMFALDTQDQTAKQMFNDMNKQLESMCESLQGRVNYIEKEEPQYKVSQPQQQQ, from the coding sequence ATGACTGTTGGAAGCAAAATGCACCAAACGCTGGCCAGCCTTGAAGGAGCTGCGGCAAATTTAAAAATGTTTGCGCTGGACACACAGGATCAAACAGCAAAACAAATGTTCAATGATATGAACAAACAGCTTGAATCCATGTGCGAATCCTTACAGGGACGGGTCAATTACATTGAAAAGGAAGAACCTCAATACAAAGTAAGTCAGCCACAACAACAGCAATAG
- a CDS encoding IS3 family transposase, whose product MQAVQGEEHFSLVLLCEMAQISRSGYYKWLKRKVSPREQENQQLMQAMLLLYEKVEGIYGYRQLTINLRRETHQSINPKRVYRLMKLAGIQSVIRRKKKKYIRSTPGQIAENLLNRQFTAEESNEKWLTDVTEFKYGKGQKAYLSAILDLHDKSIVSYVLGHSNNNRLVFETLDLALQAAPGSTPIIHSDRGFQYTSWGFKKRLEAYGLTQSMSRVGKCIDNGPMEGFWGTLKCEKYYLHKYQTFEALKKDIDDYIYFYNYERLQAKLNSLSPMEVRTKAA is encoded by the coding sequence ATTCAAGCGGTACAAGGAGAAGAGCATTTTAGTCTAGTCTTATTGTGTGAAATGGCGCAGATTTCACGTTCAGGCTATTACAAATGGTTAAAGCGAAAAGTAAGTCCTCGCGAACAAGAAAATCAGCAACTCATGCAAGCGATGCTCCTGCTCTACGAGAAGGTTGAAGGCATTTATGGGTACCGTCAATTAACCATCAATTTAAGACGGGAAACCCATCAGTCGATTAACCCGAAGAGGGTCTATCGCCTCATGAAGCTTGCTGGAATTCAATCCGTCATCCGTAGAAAGAAAAAGAAATACATTCGATCAACTCCTGGGCAGATCGCAGAAAATCTTTTAAACCGCCAGTTCACAGCAGAGGAATCGAATGAAAAGTGGTTGACGGATGTAACTGAATTCAAATACGGAAAGGGTCAAAAAGCGTATCTCAGTGCGATTCTCGATTTACATGATAAATCCATCGTATCCTATGTTTTAGGCCATTCGAATAACAACCGTCTTGTTTTCGAGACCCTGGACTTGGCTCTTCAAGCGGCACCCGGCAGCACACCCATAATTCACAGTGATCGGGGTTTTCAGTATACCTCCTGGGGCTTCAAGAAACGACTAGAAGCTTATGGCTTAACTCAGAGTATGTCTCGGGTTGGCAAGTGTATTGATAACGGACCGATGGAAGGCTTCTGGGGAACGCTTAAGTGTGAGAAGTATTATCTACATAAATATCAAACCTTTGAAGCTCTTAAGAAGGACATTGATGATTACATCTATTTTTATAATTATGAGAGGTTACAGGCCAAGTTAAACAGCCTTAGTCCGATGGAAGTTCGAACCAAGGCTGCCTAG
- a CDS encoding acyl-CoA dehydratase activase, whose protein sequence is MKGYLGIDVGSVSTNIIFMDEETRVHESLYLRTNGQPVATVQKGLRQIRERLPQNTVIRGVGTTGSGRQLTGVVVGADAVKNEITAHAVAASHMVPGVQTVLEIGGQDSKIIILRNGVVADFAMNTVCAAGTGSFLDQQASRLNIAIEEFGDLALKGTTPVRIAGRCAVFAESDMIHKQQMGFNLDDILAGLCEALVRNYLNNVGKGKEILAPVVFQGGVAANAGMRKAFERALGLEVQIPKHFNVMGAVGSALLARDAVAKGVPTRFKGFGVADMEYRAGTFECDGCPNLCEVLEMSEAGNIIARWGDRCGKWSNALAAGELAGNCG, encoded by the coding sequence GTGAAAGGGTATCTGGGTATTGACGTAGGATCTGTAAGTACCAATATTATTTTCATGGATGAAGAGACCCGGGTGCACGAAAGTCTGTATTTGCGCACCAACGGCCAGCCGGTGGCCACGGTACAAAAGGGCCTCAGGCAAATTCGCGAAAGGCTGCCCCAAAATACCGTCATCCGTGGTGTGGGGACTACCGGCAGCGGCCGGCAGCTCACCGGAGTGGTGGTGGGCGCCGATGCGGTGAAGAATGAAATTACCGCCCATGCGGTGGCTGCCTCTCATATGGTTCCGGGGGTTCAGACGGTTTTGGAAATCGGCGGACAGGATAGTAAGATCATTATCCTGCGCAACGGCGTGGTGGCGGACTTTGCCATGAACACCGTCTGTGCGGCGGGAACCGGAAGTTTTTTGGACCAGCAGGCCAGTCGTTTAAATATTGCCATTGAGGAATTTGGGGACTTGGCCCTGAAGGGCACCACACCGGTGCGGATTGCCGGACGCTGTGCGGTATTTGCCGAGTCGGACATGATTCACAAACAACAGATGGGTTTTAACCTGGACGATATTCTGGCCGGTCTTTGTGAGGCCCTGGTGCGGAATTATTTAAACAATGTGGGCAAAGGAAAAGAAATTTTAGCCCCGGTGGTTTTCCAGGGCGGGGTTGCAGCCAACGCCGGTATGCGCAAAGCCTTTGAACGGGCTTTGGGCCTGGAGGTTCAGATTCCCAAGCATTTCAACGTCATGGGAGCGGTGGGCTCGGCCCTGCTGGCCAGGGATGCGGTGGCCAAGGGCGTTCCTACCCGTTTTAAGGGCTTTGGCGTGGCGGATATGGAATACCGGGCCGGAACCTTTGAGTGCGACGGGTGTCCCAATCTTTGTGAAGTCCTTGAAATGAGCGAAGCAGGGAATATTATCGCCCGCTGGGGAGATCGCTGCGGCAAGTGGTCCAATGCCCTGGCCGCCGGGGAACTGGCAGGAAACTGCGGGTAA
- a CDS encoding helix-turn-helix domain-containing protein, producing the protein MVDRLNKKTGYHEGSILMSKINQYKAAEIAILQELETGQATCVEIAKKYDISVTTLVKWRHRYELYGYEGLEIKTHFNKYSPELKLQAVQDYLSGEYSQYQIIDKYKIASRTQLARWINKYNNHSSFKSYPSEGAKAMTKGRTTSWQERIEMVLYCLSHNHDYQNTSEKYQVSYQQVYQWVKKYEAGGEEALKDRRGRKKAPEELSETDRQRLAMKKLEYENERLRAENALLKKLQELERRRF; encoded by the coding sequence ATGGTAGACAGGTTAAATAAAAAAACCGGCTATCATGAGGGGAGCATTTTAATGTCAAAAATAAATCAATACAAAGCAGCAGAGATAGCAATACTACAGGAACTTGAAACAGGTCAGGCTACCTGTGTAGAGATAGCTAAAAAATATGATATTAGTGTGACTACCTTGGTTAAATGGCGACATCGTTATGAATTGTACGGATATGAAGGGCTAGAAATAAAAACCCATTTTAATAAATATTCACCAGAACTTAAACTTCAAGCCGTTCAGGATTACCTTTCGGGCGAATACTCACAGTATCAAATTATAGATAAGTATAAAATAGCAAGTCGGACACAACTGGCAAGGTGGATTAACAAGTATAATAATCATAGCAGTTTTAAATCCTACCCATCGGAAGGAGCCAAGGCTATGACTAAAGGGCGCACTACCAGTTGGCAAGAACGGATTGAGATGGTCCTATACTGTCTTTCTCATAACCATGATTACCAAAACACCTCAGAGAAATATCAAGTTTCATACCAGCAGGTTTATCAATGGGTTAAGAAATATGAAGCAGGTGGAGAAGAGGCCTTAAAGGATAGACGGGGACGGAAAAAAGCACCGGAAGAATTAAGTGAGACCGATCGGCAAAGGCTTGCTATGAAAAAACTAGAATACGAAAACGAGCGACTTAGAGCAGAAAATGCCCTGTTAAAAAAGTTACAGGAACTCGAAAGGAGGAGGTTTTAA
- a CDS encoding acyl-CoA dehydratase activase-related protein, which yields MPVRVGIPRALLYYYYFPLWKKFLEQLGAEVVVSGRTTKGILTRGVQLCVDEACLPIKLAFGHVQDLVDKGVDVLFLPRMVSVARREYICPKFLGFPDMIRQNVSDLPPLIDTAINVRNKDQDIHRFIHEVGAYFGKGSLQSWLAYRSALATHRQYVGLLEQGLLPEEALSALNGKTPAPGSGQEDLTVAVIGHPYNIYDPFISMNIIHRLRESGARVLTADHISEEKVNQGVGRLPKKLFWTLSRRVTGGALIFDHEQSVDGIIHVAAFACGPDSMTGELIERYIRRNGKVPFMNINLDEHTGEAGIVTRMEAFLDMVRWRRAVV from the coding sequence ATGCCGGTCCGGGTCGGGATACCCAGGGCTTTGCTGTATTATTATTATTTTCCTTTATGGAAAAAATTTTTAGAACAACTGGGTGCGGAAGTGGTTGTTTCCGGCCGTACCACCAAAGGTATTTTAACCAGGGGCGTGCAACTTTGTGTTGATGAGGCTTGTTTGCCCATCAAGCTGGCCTTTGGGCATGTGCAGGATCTGGTGGATAAAGGGGTGGACGTCCTCTTTTTGCCCCGCATGGTCAGTGTTGCCCGGAGAGAATATATTTGTCCCAAGTTTCTAGGTTTTCCGGACATGATCCGGCAGAATGTAAGCGACCTGCCTCCTTTGATTGATACGGCGATTAATGTAAGAAACAAAGATCAGGATATTCACCGTTTTATTCATGAGGTGGGAGCTTATTTTGGAAAAGGGTCCTTACAGTCCTGGCTGGCTTACCGCAGCGCCCTGGCTACTCACAGGCAATATGTTGGGCTGCTGGAACAGGGTTTATTGCCTGAGGAAGCCTTGAGCGCCTTAAACGGGAAGACCCCGGCCCCGGGTTCCGGACAGGAGGATCTGACCGTGGCGGTGATTGGTCATCCCTATAATATTTATGATCCCTTTATCAGTATGAATATCATTCACCGGCTCAGAGAATCCGGAGCACGGGTGCTGACCGCGGATCATATCAGTGAGGAAAAGGTGAACCAGGGCGTTGGCAGGCTGCCGAAAAAGCTTTTTTGGACCCTTTCCAGGAGGGTTACCGGCGGGGCCTTGATCTTTGATCATGAACAGTCGGTGGACGGCATCATTCATGTGGCCGCCTTTGCTTGTGGGCCCGATTCCATGACCGGGGAACTCATTGAGCGGTATATCCGGCGAAACGGCAAGGTACCCTTTATGAATATCAACCTGGATGAGCATACCGGTGAAGCCGGAATTGTCACCCGCATGGAAGCCTTTTTGGATATGGTGCGCTGGAGGAGAGCGGTTGTATGA
- a CDS encoding GAF domain-containing sensor histidine kinase, which yields MNNRQSLAGKNQALGMIERLHPPEAKRYPKEVLEKKSALERLSGVKNSSKTYYSELKKSFAQMQKCNINLTQSQKEIEELYELLKKKADQTLAILEVSRAVSNILPFEQILKKTNRLLTQILGPVNCHLLGVQKGSKVIFETLISESPRQNFLFTEESMEELWSRLASRKAPVRLPETSDDKGHLLAVPLMSRGNISGILVIKREDLGHPFTREEVELCVGIAGPVAVAIENRALVETLEKESLRLKTALLSLKGMSDNLAVLNKGVEPLLLAIGQTLMQITDAKYAMMMAHSEEFISIHIPESCEEKEILDSFFSNMLAKRAVLDFSHPYGMRHLAVKSQPNLAFLNRRYGFEDIIIFPMMIRKKILGWLILFFSKYQGDDVCQSILQILGNQTAIALENAKLFEDMMKLKDKAESHYRVACRQKEQLEQKNQELKNMYNILFRAREEQAISLERSRIAGDLHDNVLQILFAIGLHFEWCFNELSSESPVYAKLKFLEDLVHKAVKEIRKVVGEFASMEASYSLQESIESLVRDLNQAGSVRIYVQTSGTMPQLPGVVRNIAFRIVQEALVNALRHASATEIKIYLSYKDRRIEIAVMDNGVGISKNFMETLQGKNKFGLKNMMQRTEFINGTLKIRKLDPKGTEIFAVIPVEGAD from the coding sequence ATGAATAACCGGCAATCCCTCGCGGGCAAAAATCAAGCCCTGGGTATGATAGAACGGCTGCATCCCCCGGAGGCTAAGCGATACCCTAAGGAGGTACTTGAAAAAAAGTCTGCCTTGGAAAGGCTTAGCGGCGTAAAGAATTCGAGCAAAACCTATTATAGTGAGTTGAAAAAAAGTTTTGCCCAAATGCAAAAATGCAACATTAATCTTACGCAATCCCAGAAGGAGATCGAAGAACTCTATGAACTTCTGAAAAAAAAGGCAGATCAGACATTAGCCATTTTGGAAGTATCCAGAGCGGTAAGCAATATCCTGCCCTTTGAACAAATCTTAAAGAAGACCAATCGTTTGCTAACGCAAATTTTAGGACCGGTTAATTGCCACCTGCTGGGGGTTCAAAAGGGCAGTAAAGTCATCTTTGAAACACTGATTTCCGAATCGCCAAGGCAGAATTTCCTGTTCACCGAAGAAAGCATGGAAGAACTATGGAGCCGTTTAGCTTCGCGTAAAGCACCGGTGCGGCTTCCGGAAACCTCCGATGATAAGGGTCACTTGCTGGCGGTACCCCTTATGTCAAGGGGGAATATCAGTGGAATTCTGGTGATTAAGAGGGAGGATTTGGGGCATCCCTTTACCCGGGAGGAGGTGGAGTTATGTGTGGGAATCGCCGGTCCGGTGGCTGTGGCCATTGAAAATCGTGCTTTGGTTGAGACGCTGGAAAAAGAAAGCTTGCGGCTCAAAACCGCTCTATTATCCCTCAAAGGCATGTCCGATAACTTAGCTGTGCTGAATAAGGGGGTTGAACCGCTTCTTTTGGCCATCGGTCAAACCCTGATGCAAATAACCGATGCCAAGTATGCCATGATGATGGCCCATTCAGAAGAGTTTATCAGCATTCATATACCTGAATCCTGTGAGGAAAAAGAAATATTGGATTCATTTTTTTCCAATATGTTAGCCAAGCGGGCGGTGCTTGATTTTTCTCATCCCTATGGCATGCGCCACCTGGCTGTCAAAAGCCAGCCAAACCTTGCTTTTTTAAACCGGCGGTATGGCTTTGAGGACATTATCATTTTTCCCATGATGATTCGGAAGAAAATATTGGGCTGGTTGATACTGTTTTTCTCTAAGTATCAAGGGGATGACGTATGCCAGTCGATTCTGCAAATACTTGGCAATCAAACCGCCATCGCCTTAGAAAATGCCAAATTGTTTGAAGACATGATGAAGCTCAAGGATAAGGCCGAATCCCATTACCGGGTTGCCTGTAGGCAAAAGGAACAGTTGGAGCAAAAAAACCAGGAACTCAAAAATATGTACAATATTCTTTTCCGGGCGCGGGAAGAGCAGGCCATTTCGCTGGAAAGGAGCAGGATCGCAGGGGATTTGCATGATAACGTACTGCAAATACTTTTTGCCATCGGCTTACATTTTGAATGGTGTTTCAATGAACTTTCGTCTGAATCACCGGTATATGCAAAGCTTAAGTTTTTAGAGGACTTAGTACACAAGGCGGTTAAAGAGATTCGTAAAGTGGTAGGCGAATTTGCTTCTATGGAGGCATCCTACAGTCTGCAGGAAAGTATTGAAAGCTTAGTCCGTGACTTAAATCAGGCCGGGTCCGTAAGAATTTATGTGCAAACCTCCGGGACCATGCCTCAACTTCCCGGCGTAGTTAGAAATATTGCTTTTCGTATCGTTCAAGAGGCATTGGTCAATGCTTTAAGACATGCCTCCGCTACGGAAATTAAAATATATTTGTCCTATAAGGATCGAAGAATCGAGATCGCTGTTATGGACAATGGCGTTGGTATCTCCAAAAACTTCATGGAGACGCTGCAGGGAAAAAATAAATTTGGTTTAAAAAATATGATGCAGCGCACCGAATTCATTAATGGAACTTTAAAAATACGAAAGTTAGATCCTAAAGGGACAGAAATTTTTGCTGTAATCCCAGTAGAAGGAGCTGACTGA
- a CDS encoding NAD(P)-dependent alcohol dehydrogenase: protein MKGFAMLRIGEVGWIETAKPVAGPYDAICRPLAIAPCTSDIHTVFEGAIGERYNMILGHEAVGEVVEVGSEVKDFIPGDRVVVPAITPDWRTLEAAAGFHQHSGGMLAGWKFSNVKDGSMAELFHVNDADMNLALLPNDILLETAVMIPDMVTTGLHGAENADIQLGAAVAVVGIGPVGLMGVAGAKLSGAGRIIAVGSRPVCIEAARFYGATDIVNYRDGDIVEQILKLTDGKGVDATIIAGGKPEVMAQAVKITKPGGTISNINYHGEGESLPIPRLEWGCGMAHKTIRGGLCPGGRRRMEMLIDLVKYNRLDPGKLVTHVFKGIENCEKALLLMKDKPKDLIKPVVLVD from the coding sequence ATGAAGGGTTTTGCGATGCTTCGTATCGGTGAGGTGGGGTGGATAGAGACTGCTAAACCGGTGGCCGGCCCCTATGATGCAATTTGCCGTCCTTTAGCTATTGCTCCTTGTACGTCGGATATTCACACGGTTTTTGAAGGTGCCATCGGGGAAAGATACAATATGATTCTAGGCCATGAAGCCGTTGGTGAAGTGGTGGAAGTAGGCAGTGAAGTAAAAGATTTTATCCCAGGGGACCGAGTAGTGGTTCCTGCCATTACCCCGGACTGGCGGACCCTTGAGGCTGCGGCAGGATTTCACCAGCATTCCGGCGGGATGTTGGCCGGTTGGAAATTCTCCAATGTCAAAGACGGTTCCATGGCTGAATTGTTCCATGTGAACGATGCGGATATGAACCTGGCCCTTTTGCCCAATGATATACTCCTTGAGACAGCGGTTATGATTCCCGATATGGTAACCACCGGTCTGCACGGGGCCGAGAATGCAGACATTCAGTTAGGCGCTGCGGTGGCTGTTGTTGGTATTGGCCCGGTAGGATTAATGGGTGTGGCCGGTGCAAAACTTAGTGGCGCAGGCCGGATTATCGCTGTAGGCAGCAGGCCCGTCTGTATAGAAGCGGCCCGCTTCTATGGAGCCACCGATATTGTAAACTACCGAGACGGTGATATTGTTGAGCAGATATTAAAACTGACAGACGGCAAGGGTGTGGATGCAACCATCATTGCCGGAGGAAAACCCGAAGTTATGGCCCAAGCGGTAAAAATAACAAAACCGGGCGGAACCATCTCTAATATTAATTATCATGGGGAAGGGGAATCTTTACCCATTCCGCGCCTTGAGTGGGGTTGCGGCATGGCTCATAAAACGATCAGAGGCGGCTTATGCCCCGGTGGACGTCGTAGAATGGAAATGTTAATTGATCTTGTAAAATATAACCGTCTTGACCCCGGCAAATTAGTAACGCACGTATTTAAAGGGATTGAAAACTGTGAAAAAGCCTTGTTACTAATGAAAGATAAGCCAAAAGATTTAATTAAGCCGGTGGTTTTAGTGGATTAA